The proteins below are encoded in one region of Aquisphaera giovannonii:
- a CDS encoding histidine phosphatase family protein, which produces MAQVLLIRPGATIYDEQNRVQGILDIPLSEGGRARVSRLAEELAGTPDGEAITALYCGPGESVMRSAEIIGRALGLRPRRIDELRNLDQGLWQGLQVEEIKRRNTKLFRQWIEDPRTICPPQGETVEDALDRVKAAFRPLIRRHQDGELIGLVVGEPLARLVSCFLRKTSRFQLDEQLPCCGCERIDVPADLLANGSS; this is translated from the coding sequence ATGGCACAAGTACTATTGATCCGCCCGGGCGCGACGATCTACGACGAGCAGAATCGCGTCCAGGGGATCCTGGACATCCCGTTGAGCGAGGGGGGCCGGGCGCGGGTCTCGCGCCTGGCCGAGGAGCTGGCGGGGACGCCGGACGGCGAGGCGATCACCGCCCTGTACTGCGGGCCCGGCGAGAGCGTGATGCGGTCGGCCGAGATCATCGGCCGGGCGCTGGGCCTGAGGCCCCGCCGGATCGACGAGCTGAGGAACCTGGACCAGGGGCTCTGGCAGGGCCTCCAGGTCGAGGAGATCAAGCGGCGGAACACCAAGCTCTTCCGCCAGTGGATCGAGGATCCCCGGACGATCTGCCCTCCGCAGGGGGAGACGGTCGAGGACGCCCTGGACCGCGTGAAGGCGGCCTTCCGGCCGCTGATCCGGAGGCACCAGGACGGGGAGCTGATCGGCCTGGTCGTGGGCGAGCCGCTGGCGCGGCTGGTGTCTTGCTTCCTGCGGAAGACCTCGCGGTTCCAGCTCGACGAGCAGCTCCCCTGCTGCGGGTGCGAGCGGATCGACGTCCCCGCGGACCTGCTGGCCAACGGTTCCTCTTGA
- the accD gene encoding acetyl-CoA carboxylase, carboxyltransferase subunit beta has product MAKMGGSANAWQGHSESKRVPEGVWMRCDGCSATLFRKQVEQNDKVCPECNFHFPVTAKERIRQLLDEDTYEEWFSELQPADPLGFDDRRPYPERIKAEQARTGLKEAALVGQGFIKGIRLILGITDSSFIMGSMGSVVGEKLTRAVEEAMRQKLPLVIVSGSGGGARMHEGIFSLMQMAKISTALGRYRAAGGLFISVLTHPTMGGVAASFASLGDIILAEPKALIGFAGPRIIEQTVRVQLPEGFQTSEFLLEHGFVDRIVHRRDLRSMIAQLINFAAP; this is encoded by the coding sequence ATGGCCAAGATGGGCGGATCGGCGAATGCCTGGCAGGGGCACTCGGAGTCCAAGCGGGTGCCCGAGGGCGTCTGGATGCGCTGCGACGGGTGCAGCGCGACGCTCTTCCGGAAGCAGGTGGAGCAGAACGACAAGGTCTGCCCCGAGTGCAACTTCCACTTCCCGGTGACGGCCAAGGAGCGGATCCGCCAGCTCCTCGACGAGGACACGTACGAGGAGTGGTTCTCCGAGCTCCAGCCGGCGGATCCCCTGGGCTTCGACGACCGCCGGCCGTACCCGGAGCGGATCAAGGCTGAGCAGGCGAGGACCGGCCTGAAGGAGGCGGCCCTGGTGGGCCAGGGCTTCATCAAGGGCATCCGCCTGATCCTGGGGATCACGGACAGCAGCTTCATCATGGGCTCGATGGGCTCCGTCGTCGGCGAGAAGCTGACCCGGGCCGTCGAGGAGGCCATGCGGCAGAAGCTCCCCCTGGTGATCGTCTCCGGCTCCGGCGGCGGGGCGCGGATGCACGAGGGGATCTTCTCCCTGATGCAGATGGCGAAGATCTCCACGGCCCTGGGCCGCTACCGGGCCGCCGGCGGCCTGTTCATCAGCGTCCTGACCCACCCGACCATGGGCGGCGTGGCCGCCAGCTTCGCCTCGCTCGGGGACATCATCCTGGCCGAGCCCAAGGCCCTGATCGGCTTCGCCGGCCCCCGGATCATCGAGCAGACCGTCCGCGTCCAGTTGCCCGAAGGCTTCCAGACCAGCGAGTTCCTCCTGGAGCACGGCTTCGTCGACCGGATCGTCCACCGCCGCGACCTGCGGAGCATGATCGCCCAGCTCATCAACTTCGCGGCCCCGTGA
- a CDS encoding PIG-L deacetylase family protein: MSTDVRILAIHAHPDDVEFQCAGTLALLREAGCAVTIATMTPGDCGSAEHDSESIAAIRREEAAKAAALIGARYVCLEFRDLAIFNDDDARRRVTEAVRRARPDVILTAPPVDYLCDHEMTSLLVRDACFAAPCPNYATRQWDPAGALARIPHLYFVDALEGTDRDGRPAPVDFHVDISRVFEVKRRMLACHASQRDWLLRQHGIDEYLDSQAKWAAHRGAEIGVERAEGFRQYRGHAYPQDNLLLKLLRQDGRGGAVA; encoded by the coding sequence ATGTCGACCGACGTGCGCATCCTGGCCATCCATGCTCATCCCGACGACGTGGAGTTCCAGTGCGCGGGGACTCTCGCGCTGCTCCGCGAGGCCGGCTGCGCCGTGACGATCGCGACCATGACCCCCGGCGACTGCGGCAGCGCCGAGCATGACAGCGAGTCCATCGCCGCGATCCGCCGCGAGGAGGCCGCGAAGGCGGCGGCCCTGATCGGGGCCCGGTACGTCTGCCTGGAGTTCCGCGACCTGGCGATCTTCAACGACGACGACGCCCGCCGCCGGGTCACCGAGGCCGTCCGCCGGGCCCGCCCCGACGTGATCCTGACCGCCCCGCCGGTGGACTACCTGTGCGACCACGAGATGACCAGCCTCCTCGTCCGCGACGCCTGCTTCGCGGCACCTTGCCCGAACTACGCGACGCGGCAGTGGGATCCGGCGGGTGCCCTGGCGCGGATCCCTCACCTCTACTTCGTGGATGCACTCGAGGGGACCGATCGCGACGGCCGCCCGGCGCCGGTGGACTTCCACGTGGACATCTCTCGGGTCTTCGAGGTCAAGCGGCGGATGCTCGCCTGCCACGCCAGCCAGCGGGACTGGCTGCTCCGCCAGCACGGGATCGATGAGTACCTGGACAGCCAGGCCAAGTGGGCGGCCCACCGCGGGGCGGAGATCGGCGTCGAGCGGGCGGAGGGCTTCCGCCAGTATCGGGGGCACGCCTACCCGCAGGACAACCTGCTGCTCAAGCTCCTCCGCCAGGACGGCCGCGGCGGGGCCGTCGCGTGA
- the lexA gene encoding transcriptional repressor LexA — MANLEVLTPKQREIYAFIRSKIQGRGYGPTVREIGVHFQIKSPNGVMCHLKALQKKGLIHREPNMSRAIQLLEDPPTAAGPAAGVKLIGRIAAGQPIEAIEQQDELTFSEWTDSSDRFALKVSGDSMIEEHIADGDFVIIKKQEQARDGQIVAVRDDEGEATLKKLYRDKNRFRLEPANRAMKPIFRDHVNILGVLVGVVRKY, encoded by the coding sequence ATGGCCAATCTGGAGGTCCTCACGCCGAAGCAGCGTGAGATCTACGCGTTCATCCGCAGCAAGATCCAGGGCCGCGGCTACGGCCCGACGGTCCGCGAGATCGGCGTGCATTTCCAGATCAAGAGCCCCAACGGGGTGATGTGCCACCTCAAGGCGCTGCAGAAGAAGGGCCTGATCCATCGCGAGCCGAACATGTCGCGGGCGATCCAGCTGCTGGAGGATCCGCCGACCGCCGCGGGCCCGGCGGCGGGGGTGAAGCTGATCGGGCGGATCGCGGCCGGGCAGCCGATCGAGGCGATCGAGCAGCAGGACGAGCTGACGTTCTCGGAATGGACCGACAGCAGCGACCGGTTCGCGCTGAAGGTCTCCGGGGACTCGATGATCGAGGAGCACATCGCCGACGGCGACTTCGTGATCATCAAGAAGCAGGAGCAGGCGCGGGACGGGCAGATCGTGGCGGTCCGCGACGACGAGGGCGAGGCCACGCTGAAGAAGCTGTATCGCGACAAGAACCGGTTCCGCCTCGAGCCCGCGAACCGGGCGATGAAGCCGATCTTCCGCGACCACGTGAACATCCTGGGCGTGCTCGTCGGGGTCGTCCGCAAGTACTGA
- the rnhA gene encoding ribonuclease HI, whose translation MEADPSAPADLVRLFTDGACSGNPGPGGWAYILQHPATGREQNASGAEWDTTNNRMELTGPIEGLASLKRRCRVELVTDSQYVAKGITEWMANWKRQGWKRKEKGQLKPVMNADLWMRLDELLSGHDVKVTHVLGHKGHIENEACDRMAVEAYKELKRNGR comes from the coding sequence ATGGAAGCGGATCCGTCGGCCCCGGCCGACCTCGTCAGGCTGTTCACCGACGGCGCCTGCAGCGGCAACCCGGGCCCCGGCGGCTGGGCGTACATCCTCCAGCACCCCGCCACGGGCAGGGAGCAGAACGCTTCCGGCGCGGAGTGGGACACGACCAACAACCGCATGGAGCTCACCGGGCCCATCGAGGGCCTGGCGTCCCTGAAACGGCGATGCCGCGTCGAGCTCGTGACCGACAGCCAGTACGTCGCCAAGGGGATCACCGAGTGGATGGCGAACTGGAAGCGGCAGGGCTGGAAGCGCAAGGAGAAGGGCCAGCTCAAGCCGGTCATGAACGCCGACCTCTGGATGCGGCTCGATGAGCTCCTCTCCGGCCACGACGTGAAGGTCACGCACGTCCTCGGCCATAAGGGCCACATCGAGAACGAGGCGTGCGACCGGATGGCCGTCGAGGCCTACAAGGAGCTGAAGCGGAACGGGCGGTAG
- a CDS encoding TlpA family protein disulfide reductase produces MTSPIARLAVLCHCLGCIAVADGPARTPAAILAEYDAVKVPTPDRSRAGDAAAINAYREEAARASARKAGLALELSRVAPDNPRVPDMLIERWVQTMMSPATAGATVAEIDGTLKHFKDPARRKVARQMKAIATVVSHPDDPKAALPEVDRFLSDYPKDPLGANLLNGFALSIKDPDLKRTLLKRLAAEFPDSPLAESAATALAALDLVGKPLDLDFVDAVGKKPVSLKSLKGRVVVLDFWATWCGPCVASMPALKALNEKYKDEGLSVLGVNMDEGDEGREKMAAFVARNGLPWPQHHDGKGWESPLVERLGVRAIPALVVIDRAGNVAELDAHDRLAEVLPRYLHAPSPAR; encoded by the coding sequence GTGACATCCCCGATCGCCCGCCTCGCCGTCCTCTGCCACTGCCTCGGCTGCATCGCGGTTGCCGACGGGCCCGCCCGCACGCCGGCCGCGATCCTCGCCGAGTACGACGCCGTCAAGGTGCCGACGCCCGACCGCTCCAGGGCGGGGGACGCGGCGGCCATCAACGCCTACCGCGAGGAGGCCGCCCGCGCCTCGGCCCGCAAGGCCGGGCTCGCGCTCGAGCTCTCCCGCGTCGCGCCCGACAACCCCAGGGTCCCCGACATGCTCATCGAACGATGGGTGCAGACGATGATGAGCCCGGCGACGGCCGGGGCGACCGTCGCCGAGATCGACGGGACGCTGAAGCACTTCAAGGACCCGGCCCGCCGCAAGGTCGCCCGCCAGATGAAGGCGATCGCGACCGTCGTCTCCCACCCCGACGACCCGAAGGCCGCCCTCCCCGAGGTCGATCGCTTCCTGTCGGACTACCCGAAGGACCCGCTCGGCGCCAACCTGCTCAACGGCTTCGCGCTGTCGATCAAGGATCCCGACCTGAAGAGGACGCTCCTCAAGCGGCTGGCCGCCGAGTTCCCGGACTCGCCCCTGGCGGAGTCCGCCGCGACGGCCCTCGCGGCGCTCGACCTGGTCGGCAAGCCGCTCGACCTCGACTTCGTCGACGCGGTCGGCAAGAAACCCGTCTCGCTGAAGTCCCTGAAGGGCCGGGTCGTCGTCCTCGACTTCTGGGCGACCTGGTGCGGCCCCTGCGTCGCCAGCATGCCCGCCCTGAAGGCGCTGAACGAGAAGTACAAGGACGAGGGCCTCTCCGTCCTGGGCGTGAACATGGACGAGGGGGACGAGGGCCGCGAGAAGATGGCGGCGTTCGTCGCCAGGAACGGCCTGCCCTGGCCCCAGCACCACGACGGCAAGGGCTGGGAGTCGCCCCTCGTCGAGCGGCTCGGCGTCCGCGCCATCCCCGCCCTCGTCGTGATCGACCGGGCCGGCAACGTCGCCGAGCTCGACGCCCACGACCGCCTGGCCGAGGTCCTGCCCCGCTACCTGCACGCCCCCTCGCCGGCCCGCTAG
- a CDS encoding DUF1559 domain-containing protein → MPFRTPPKPRRRGFTLIELLVVIAIIAVLIALLLPAVQSAREAARRMQCTNNLKQIGLAAANYESSNGAYPPANIYTFSGNSQFGFSEFVRMAPFIEQGAVFNSANFNWSYAAPCNSTLASVSLAMLLCPSDPTAGNPSSVDAAIYGFSGTTILQARTYYSGCGGPWNANGFQVVGTLGADPALSQYQKGVIVDQGSVKIASITDGTSNTMAFTENGHGFINPKTADYYHSWNDGDPSVGVSETRFPPNSWKKYQGLPSYWIICNPMSFHPGGVNVAFADGSVRYIKDTIDSWTIAPPASNGLPVGANPEMYSNVGPGDYGFTLQNGAYMGVWQKLSTRNGGEVISADQY, encoded by the coding sequence ATGCCCTTCCGCACGCCCCCGAAGCCGCGCCGCCGCGGGTTCACCCTGATCGAGCTGCTGGTGGTGATCGCCATCATCGCCGTGCTCATCGCCCTGCTGCTGCCGGCGGTGCAGTCGGCCCGCGAGGCCGCTCGGCGCATGCAGTGCACCAACAACCTCAAGCAGATCGGCCTGGCCGCGGCCAACTACGAGTCGTCCAACGGCGCCTACCCCCCGGCCAACATCTACACCTTCAGCGGGAACTCCCAGTTCGGATTCTCCGAGTTCGTCCGCATGGCGCCCTTCATCGAGCAGGGGGCGGTCTTCAACTCCGCGAACTTCAACTGGAGCTACGCGGCCCCCTGCAACAGCACGCTCGCCTCGGTCAGCCTCGCGATGCTGCTCTGCCCGAGCGACCCCACGGCCGGCAATCCCTCGAGCGTCGACGCCGCCATCTACGGCTTCTCGGGCACGACGATCCTGCAGGCCCGCACGTACTATTCCGGCTGCGGCGGCCCCTGGAACGCGAACGGCTTCCAGGTCGTCGGCACCCTCGGGGCGGACCCGGCGCTCTCGCAGTATCAGAAGGGCGTGATCGTCGACCAGGGCTCCGTCAAGATCGCCTCGATCACCGACGGCACGAGCAACACCATGGCGTTCACCGAGAACGGCCACGGCTTCATCAACCCCAAGACGGCGGACTACTACCACTCCTGGAACGACGGGGATCCGAGCGTCGGCGTCTCCGAGACCCGCTTCCCGCCCAATAGCTGGAAGAAGTACCAGGGGCTGCCCAGCTACTGGATCATCTGCAACCCGATGAGCTTCCACCCCGGCGGCGTGAACGTCGCGTTCGCCGACGGCTCCGTCCGCTACATCAAGGACACGATCGACTCCTGGACGATCGCCCCGCCCGCCTCCAACGGCCTGCCCGTCGGGGCCAACCCGGAGATGTACTCCAACGTCGGCCCCGGCGATTACGGCTTCACCCTGCAGAACGGCGCCTACATGGGCGTCTGGCAGAAGCTGTCGACGCGGAACGGCGGCGAGGTCATCAGCGCCGACCAGTATTGA
- a CDS encoding sigma-70 family RNA polymerase sigma factor, whose amino-acid sequence MTTEGAPTLDALLERSLAGDASARRELLERHRDDLRRMVRARLNRRLASRIDPSDVVQDALAEASQRLDDYLRDRPLPFLGWLRQLTAERVVDAHRRHVTAQTRSVRREAPGPLSWDDSASALGNHLVANDTSPSGRMALQERLDRVMAALQAMPEKDREILVMRHIEQLPAARIAETLGCTVGAAEARIYRALVRLRGCLEGLDA is encoded by the coding sequence ATGACCACCGAGGGGGCACCGACCTTGGACGCGTTGCTGGAGCGGAGCCTGGCCGGGGATGCTTCCGCACGCCGCGAGCTGCTGGAGCGGCATCGCGACGACCTGCGGCGGATGGTCCGGGCGAGGCTGAACCGCCGCCTGGCCTCGCGGATCGACCCGTCGGACGTCGTCCAGGACGCGCTGGCGGAGGCGTCCCAGCGCCTGGACGACTACCTCCGCGACCGGCCCTTGCCGTTCCTCGGCTGGCTCCGCCAGCTCACGGCCGAGCGCGTGGTGGACGCGCATCGGCGGCACGTCACCGCCCAGACGCGGAGCGTCCGCCGCGAGGCCCCCGGGCCGCTCTCCTGGGACGACTCGGCCTCCGCGCTGGGGAATCACCTGGTCGCGAACGACACCAGCCCGAGCGGCCGGATGGCCCTCCAGGAGCGGCTCGACCGGGTGATGGCCGCGCTCCAGGCCATGCCGGAGAAGGACCGGGAGATCCTGGTGATGCGCCACATCGAGCAGCTCCCCGCCGCCCGGATCGCCGAGACCCTGGGCTGCACCGTCGGCGCCGCGGAGGCCCGCATCTACCGCGCCCTGGTCCGCCTCCGCGGCTGCCTGGAGGGGCTCGACGCATGA